A genome region from Borrelia duttonii Ly includes the following:
- a CDS encoding MFS transporter, which yields MIEDKHQRYYFYSLFLSEFARTLPHAVLTIILINKGLKLRDIAIVQMFYMLAIIFFELPSGIISDIFDRKIVYLSSIFLSMFAYFIIFKTSSFIMLCIAWFIYGVSSAVNTGTIDISFTHIYQNNSKKLKAFISSMKIILSTGAIVGGYSGSILFLYIDKKIYIISLFLYLVSSLITIFFISNDKNTDYNKEDISLYLKHFKKNIIILLRSKIFIELLILISSIQFFFQPFYLYWQAIFIDKNVPISIFGIIYILLRFSNIVGAWIFKKIRHSRYDSYVILSIIFLLSILTKIISYTYMFVTIITLLVILVSLYSNNLEFFLRKNIDSKILGTITSINSTISRLFSFLVLIACSVLASLISIINTFILLILIFCILSIIVIHKFMDNKKEYTE from the coding sequence ATGATAGAAGATAAACATCAAAGATATTATTTTTATTCATTATTTTTATCAGAATTTGCAAGAACATTACCACATGCTGTTTTAACTATTATTTTAATAAACAAAGGTTTAAAATTAAGAGATATTGCTATAGTGCAAATGTTTTATATGTTAGCAATTATTTTTTTTGAACTTCCTTCAGGCATAATATCAGATATTTTTGACAGAAAAATTGTTTATTTATCGTCAATTTTCTTATCAATGTTTGCTTATTTTATTATCTTTAAAACATCATCATTTATAATGCTTTGTATTGCCTGGTTTATATATGGTGTCTCATCTGCAGTTAATACTGGTACAATTGATATTAGTTTTACTCATATATATCAAAATAATTCTAAAAAGTTAAAAGCATTCATATCATCTATGAAAATAATTTTAAGTACTGGAGCTATCGTAGGTGGATATTCAGGAAGTATATTGTTTTTATATATTGATAAAAAGATTTATATTATTTCACTATTTTTATATCTCGTATCATCTTTAATAACAATTTTTTTTATATCAAATGACAAAAATACGGATTATAACAAGGAAGATATAAGTTTATATCTTAAACACTTTAAAAAAAATATAATTATATTATTAAGGTCTAAAATATTCATAGAATTACTTATTTTAATCAGCTCTATTCAGTTTTTTTTTCAACCTTTTTATTTATACTGGCAAGCAATTTTTATTGATAAAAATGTTCCTATTAGCATATTTGGCATTATATATATATTATTGCGTTTCTCAAATATTGTAGGAGCATGGATTTTTAAAAAAATTAGACATTCAAGATATGATTCTTATGTTATTTTAAGTATCATATTTTTATTATCAATTTTAACAAAAATAATTTCATACACTTATATGTTTGTTACCATAATAACATTGCTTGTAATTTTAGTTTCTCTTTATTCTAATAATTTAGAATTTTTTTTAAGAAAAAATATAGATTCAAAAATTTTAGGCACCATAACTTCTATTAATAGCACAATATCTCGTTTATTTTCATTCTTAGTATTAATAGCATGTTCAGTTTTAGCTAGTTTGATCAGCATCATAAATACATTTATTTTATTAATACTTATTTTTTGCATTCTATCTATCATTGTGATACATAAATTTATGGATAATAAAAAAGAATACACAGAGTAA
- a CDS encoding ThiF family adenylyltransferase — translation MIYIKNPTSFFNKSTLGNLVNLGQFQIEVDDNLFEKLLDIVIFAQEKKTYEELISFASENHIDNKIIKLALDNKILIPFYTHTHAQNNIYLKNKYFLDLLLTNPENFNLEKKHIIIIGCGGIGNFMTYSLSTLGLGFITFIDEDKIEESNLNRQFLFDYDFIGANKVDIIEKKIRSINKTIKTQKYKQKVSTKLLKSILCNSKIKPSLIVLSADDDYCLPLINKFCIEHSVPFINIGYLNDFSVIGPFYIPNISSCSYCTDIGVVKMSSSSIIEDKITLANKDYQAPSFFTNNAIASSMAIIDIIFYFGGEYKNINSLNKRIGISNHDFSLHSINIEKNKFCKCNKNL, via the coding sequence ATGATTTATATAAAAAATCCAACTTCATTCTTTAATAAATCCACTTTGGGCAATCTTGTTAATTTAGGGCAATTTCAAATTGAAGTAGATGATAATCTTTTTGAAAAACTACTAGACATTGTAATATTTGCACAGGAGAAAAAAACATACGAAGAATTAATATCGTTTGCTAGCGAAAACCATATTGATAATAAAATTATTAAGTTAGCTTTAGATAATAAAATATTAATTCCCTTTTATACACATACACATGCTCAAAATAACATTTACCTAAAAAATAAATATTTCTTAGATCTTTTATTAACAAATCCAGAAAATTTCAATTTAGAAAAAAAACATATTATTATTATTGGATGTGGCGGTATTGGCAATTTTATGACTTATTCTCTTTCTACTTTAGGATTAGGATTTATAACTTTTATAGACGAAGATAAAATAGAAGAATCTAATTTAAATAGACAATTTCTATTTGATTATGATTTTATAGGGGCTAATAAAGTAGATATAATTGAAAAAAAAATAAGATCAATAAACAAAACTATTAAAACCCAAAAATATAAACAAAAAGTTTCAACGAAATTACTAAAAAGTATTTTGTGTAATTCAAAAATTAAACCATCTTTAATAGTATTGTCAGCAGATGATGATTATTGTCTACCTTTAATTAATAAATTTTGTATTGAGCATTCTGTTCCATTTATAAATATTGGCTATCTTAATGATTTCTCAGTCATTGGTCCATTTTATATTCCTAATATTTCTTCTTGTTCTTATTGTACTGATATTGGAGTTGTAAAAATGTCATCATCTTCTATAATAGAAGACAAGATAACACTTGCAAATAAGGATTATCAAGCTCCTTCTTTTTTTACAAACAATGCAATTGCCTCAAGTATGGCTATTATTGATATAATATTTTATTTTGGCGGTGAATATAAAAACATTAATTCTTTAAATAAAAGAATCGGTATTAGTAACCATGATTTTTCATTACATTCAATTAATATTGAAAAAAATAAATTTTGCAAGTGTAATAAAAATTTATGA
- a CDS encoding chromosome replication/partitioning protein, whose protein sequence is MNIKITKRVIEDENHPLNDIANENKILEYYNYLKERLVFNFQKEILNKIESMKILKEIKDNEYYKLDGYKNFEEFTRHYRIAKTQAYEYLKIANAIQEGLVEEKDIIENGIHDIILSLRNKAGFNTKKSKQNVIKPLKFQLKRQESYDFYKKNPKFTSFILDEIFFNRKNLLGKLQTKFKNLKNSN, encoded by the coding sequence ATGAATATAAAAATAACAAAACGTGTTATTGAAGATGAAAATCATCCTTTAAATGATATAGCTAATGAGAATAAAATATTAGAATATTATAATTATTTGAAAGAGAGATTAGTATTTAATTTTCAAAAAGAAATATTAAATAAAATAGAAAGCATGAAAATTTTGAAAGAGATTAAAGATAATGAATATTATAAATTAGATGGATATAAAAATTTTGAAGAATTTACTCGACATTATAGAATAGCAAAGACTCAAGCTTATGAATATTTAAAGATAGCAAATGCTATACAAGAGGGTTTGGTTGAGGAAAAAGACATTATTGAAAATGGAATTCATGATATTATTCTTTCTTTAAGAAATAAAGCAGGGTTTAACACTAAGAAATCGAAACAGAATGTAATAAAACCTTTGAAATTTCAACTTAAAAGACAAGAAAGCTATGACTTTTATAAAAAAAATCCAAAATTTACTAGTTTTATATTGGACGAAATTTTTTTTAATAGAAAAAATTTGCTTGGAAAGCTTCAAACAAAATTTAAGAATTTAAAAAATAGTAATTAA
- a CDS encoding ParA family protein, with product MARKKPKVITIASIKGGVGKSTSALLVATILSQKHKVLLIDMDTQASVTSYFYEKLENQNLNLVSKNIYEVLIDKININSTIVKIDNNLSLLPSYLNLHFFHNDNIAFKELRFKQSLKLLYDIYDYIIIDTSPSLDIILTNALVVSDYIIVPMTAERWAFESLEILEFFLRKLKFDIPIFVLVTRFKKNNTRKNLLSMIKEKFNFLGVVSEREDLNKRIAQNDMFDLDKDYIKEYQTAIYEFFRNTEKTNREN from the coding sequence ATGGCTAGAAAAAAACCAAAAGTAATAACTATTGCAAGTATTAAGGGTGGTGTTGGGAAAAGCACAAGTGCGTTACTTGTTGCTACCATTTTATCTCAAAAACATAAGGTACTCTTAATAGATATGGATACACAAGCATCAGTGACAAGTTATTTTTATGAGAAATTAGAAAATCAAAATTTGAATCTTGTCAGCAAAAATATTTATGAAGTATTGATTGATAAAATTAATATAAATTCAACTATCGTTAAAATAGATAACAATTTAAGCTTATTGCCAAGTTATTTAAATTTGCACTTTTTTCACAACGATAATATTGCTTTTAAGGAACTAAGATTCAAACAAAGTTTAAAATTATTATATGACATATATGATTACATAATCATTGATACAAGTCCTAGTTTAGACATTATTTTGACAAATGCATTAGTTGTAAGTGATTATATAATAGTACCAATGACTGCTGAACGTTGGGCATTTGAAAGTCTAGAAATACTGGAATTTTTTCTAAGAAAATTGAAATTTGATATACCAATCTTTGTTTTAGTAACTCGTTTTAAAAAAAATAATACCCGTAAAAACTTGCTAAGTATGATAAAAGAAAAATTCAATTTTCTAGGAGTTGTATCTGAAAGAGAAGATTTGAATAAAAGAATTGCACAGAATGATATGTTCGATCTTGATAAAGATTACATAAAAGAATATCAAACAGCTATTTATGAATTTTTCCGTAATACGGAAAAAACAAATAGGGAGAATTAA
- a CDS encoding plasmid maintenance protein: MLRFVLFLCFLYIFLYEFIVDHYYILYKTHFIIENDTYNDFRNIMNKLQKSAQCNKKTQKTTHSPYYFIN, encoded by the coding sequence TTGTTGAGGTTTGTTTTATTTTTGTGTTTTTTATATATTTTTTTATATGAGTTTATAGTCGATCATTATTATATTCTTTATAAAACACACTTTATAATAGAAAATGACACATACAATGATTTTAGAAATATAATGAATAAACTTCAAAAATCTGCTCAATGTAATAAAAAGACACAAAAAACTACACATTCGCCATACTACTTCATCAATTAA
- a CDS encoding variable large family protein: MKKPLGLLIIINLFMGCDSNSILGLGKLIDKHKDTGSNILGLDKLSDESKDALLDSALTIGQEMVQVGKEIGPRVVNMGEEVVSGTLELGQDILEIGQKAGEMIIPGVLQAGQVILPGAIQAGQLILSEVFETGKIVVPELLETGKVIGQGFQDIFWFVGNVVGDMLEDLLVKADIKSTDKRNKIKEHFEKVKTQLEAIKKSKLGDSSEVLSKLITAVEKLANAVGGDDIGIGEVSNSATWSSIMSNKESVQSIIDGIKEIVELAEKSGITVESGNAGDFVAASAQTAAPAALNGGHAGAKPGAGIKLAEEVSKADPWAIIDKIRKSKVSTETGYMSGNKKAGELITGKTSGGIGVGAETNADFAAAVALKAMSKDGKFAVYAKDASSNDANKVKEAATEAVNKVLDTLGLIIRRTVRMEIGKGNKKVIDQKS; encoded by the coding sequence ATGAAAAAACCATTAGGTTTGTTAATAATAATTAATTTATTTATGGGGTGTGATAGTAACAGTATTCTTGGTTTAGGCAAATTGATAGATAAACATAAGGATACTGGTAGTAATATACTTGGATTAGATAAATTATCAGATGAGAGTAAGGATGCTTTATTAGATTCAGCATTAACAATTGGGCAAGAAATGGTACAAGTTGGGAAAGAGATAGGTCCTAGAGTAGTAAATATGGGAGAAGAAGTAGTATCAGGAACATTAGAATTAGGACAAGATATACTAGAAATAGGACAGAAGGCAGGAGAGATGATAATACCGGGAGTATTACAAGCAGGTCAAGTAATATTGCCAGGAGCAATACAAGCAGGTCAATTGATATTATCAGAAGTATTTGAAACAGGAAAAATTGTAGTTCCAGAATTATTGGAAACAGGAAAAGTGATAGGACAAGGTTTTCAGGATATTTTTTGGTTTGTTGGGAATGTTGTTGGTGATATGTTAGAAGATTTGCTTGTTAAGGCAGATATTAAGTCTACTGATAAGAGAAATAAGATCAAAGAACACTTTGAAAAAGTGAAAACTCAATTAGAAGCTATTAAAAAAAGTAAATTAGGTGATTCATCAGAAGTTCTTAGCAAATTAATTACTGCTGTAGAGAAATTAGCTAATGCTGTTGGTGGTGATGACATTGGTATTGGAGAAGTAAGCAATAGTGCTACTTGGTCTTCTATCATGTCTAATAAAGAAAGCGTTCAATCTATCATTGATGGGATTAAAGAGATAGTTGAGCTTGCTGAAAAGTCAGGTATAACTGTTGAATCAGGAAATGCTGGTGATTTTGTTGCTGCTTCTGCTCAAACCGCTGCTCCTGCTGCTCTTAATGGTGGTCATGCTGGTGCTAAACCAGGAGCTGGTATTAAACTTGCTGAAGAAGTGTCTAAAGCAGATCCATGGGCTATTATTGATAAGATAAGAAAATCTAAGGTTTCAACAGAAACAGGTTATATGAGTGGTAATAAGAAGGCTGGAGAATTAATTACTGGCAAGACTAGTGGTGGTATTGGTGTTGGGGCAGAGACTAATGCAGACTTTGCAGCTGCTGTTGCATTAAAAGCAATGAGTAAAGATGGCAAATTTGCTGTTTATGCTAAGGATGCTAGTAGTAACGATGCTAATAAAGTTAAAGAAGCCGCAACTGAGGCTGTTAACAAAGTATTGGATACACTTGGTTTAATTATTAGACGGACAGTTAGAATGGAGATTGGTAAGGGTAACAAAAAAGTAATTGATCAGAAATCTTAA
- a CDS encoding variable large family protein → MNIEKKGEGKVRVVIMMVMMMVMMMGCNSGGVGGVGGKVDLAKKNSFLESLVKIGEGFQEIFVGFGSAFGDVLGFSVVKSGDKRSEVGKHFEKVKKGLEDTNNKLKELSGDILGTKNADGSTIAIVKSVIKGANDVFEQLIGAVTKLSGVTNANVDIGDASSAGGAVGANRDSVNTVIEGVKAIIGVAEKLDIKIEKGTSGGEVANANGLKLLAHNAQVDQGAAPKLAEEVSKADAWAVIDKIKNATTVGTATIANAEAGALALGGGNTQNDNGTAKTNADLAAAVALKAMTKDGKFTQPQANEVGAVKAAAVSAVNKVLEILDIIIKKTVSSNLDKVKEAVKGIKYSESSVTETSQSDTSQTTNKQ, encoded by the coding sequence ATGAATATAGAGAAAAAAGGAGAGGGGAAAGTAAGAGTAGTAATAATGATGGTGATGATGATGGTGATGATGATGGGATGTAATAGTGGAGGAGTAGGAGGAGTAGGGGGGAAGGTAGACTTAGCAAAGAAGAATAGTTTTTTAGAGTCATTAGTAAAGATAGGAGAGGGGTTTCAGGAGATTTTTGTTGGGTTTGGCAGTGCTTTTGGAGATGTATTAGGATTTAGTGTAGTTAAATCGGGGGATAAGAGAAGTGAAGTAGGAAAACATTTTGAGAAGGTAAAAAAAGGATTAGAAGATACTAATAATAAATTAAAAGAGCTATCAGGTGATATTTTGGGGACAAAGAATGCTGATGGTAGTACAATTGCAATTGTTAAGAGTGTAATTAAAGGAGCAAATGATGTTTTTGAGCAATTAATTGGTGCTGTAACTAAACTTTCTGGTGTAACTAATGCCAATGTTGATATTGGTGATGCTAGTAGTGCTGGTGGTGCAGTTGGAGCTAATAGGGATAGCGTTAATACAGTAATTGAAGGTGTAAAGGCAATTATTGGTGTAGCAGAGAAACTTGATATTAAAATTGAGAAGGGAACCTCGGGTGGTGAAGTGGCTAATGCTAATGGACTTAAGTTATTAGCTCACAATGCTCAAGTTGATCAGGGGGCTGCTCCTAAACTTGCTGAAGAAGTATCAAAGGCAGATGCATGGGCAGTGATTGATAAGATTAAAAATGCTACTACTGTTGGTACTGCTACTATTGCTAATGCAGAAGCTGGAGCACTTGCTCTTGGTGGTGGTAATACTCAAAATGATAATGGTACTGCAAAAACCAATGCTGACTTGGCGGCAGCAGTAGCTCTTAAGGCTATGACTAAGGATGGTAAGTTTACTCAACCTCAAGCTAATGAAGTTGGAGCAGTAAAAGCAGCAGCGGTAAGTGCAGTAAATAAGGTATTAGAGATATTGGATATAATAATTAAGAAAACGGTAAGTAGCAATTTAGATAAAGTAAAAGAAGCAGTTAAGGGAATAAAATACTCCGAGAGTAGTGTAACTGAGACTAGTCAATCTGATACTTCTCAGACTACAAATAAACAGTAA